A stretch of DNA from Rhizobium sp. EC-SD404:
TCCGGGGCTCCGGCTTCCGGAGCTTTCCAATGACGACTGCATTTGCAGCACCCGCCGGCAAGGCCGAGCTCGAAGAAGGCTCGGCTTTGACACCCCGTTTCTCAGCGGATGGACTTGTGACCGCCGTCGTGACCGACAGTCGCGACGGCGTTTTGCTGATGGTCGCGCACATGAACGCTGAAACTTTGGCGCTTACCCTCGAGACGGGCATAGCGCACTATTACAGCCGCTCCCGCCGCGCGATCTGGAAGAAGGGCGAAAGCTCGGGCAATCTTCAGCGCGTCACCGAGATCCGCGTCGACTGCGACCAGGACGCCATCTGGCTCATGGTCGATGTCGATGGCCACGGTGCTACCTGCCACACGGGGCGTCGCTCATGCTTCTATCGAAAGGTGGAAACGGACGCCGACGGCAACCAGCGCTTGGTCACCGATGCCGCAGCGCCACTTTTTGATCCGACGATGGTCTATGAGAAATAGACGGCATTCGCGCTATTTTCACCAAACCGAAACCATGTTCGCGGGATGATGTAACCGGGACGGAGCGTGTCGGGGAGTGAGACGCATGATGAACTGGTCGGGCAGACGAAGTGGTGGCGAAATCGTCCATGATGCGCCTGACCGGGATTTCTCAGATCCTCAACTGACGACAGCACCCCCATTGATCCCACCCCAGATACCCGCACCCGATCAGAAACGCGCGCCGATCGCCCTTGCGCTGGGCGGTGGTGCGGCGCGCGGCTGGGCCCATATCGGCGTGCTTCGGGCGCTCGACGAGGCCGGCATCGAGATCGGCATGATCGCGGGCACCTCGATCGGCGCGCTGGTCGGTGGCTGCTATCTCGCCGGCAAGCTCGATGAGCTCGAAGCCTTTGCACGCAGCCTGACCATGCGGCGCATTGCGGGGCTGCTGGATTTCACGATACGCGGCGGCGGCCTCTTCGGCGGCATGCGGCTCAACAACCGCATGAACGAGCATCTCGAAGGCATCAACATCCAGGATCTCGACCGGCCTTTCGTTGCCATCGCCACCGAGGTAACGACAGGCCACGAAGTCTGGATCACGCGCGGCTCGCTCGTCACGGCCATCCGTGCGTCTTACGCGCTGCCCGGGATCTTCGAGCCGGTGAAATGCAATGGCCGCACGCTGGTCGATGGCGCGCTCGTCAATCCGGTGCCGGTGTCTATCTGCCGCGCCTACGAGGAGCCCTTGGTCGTCGCGGTCAACCTGCACTACGATCTTTACGGTCGCTCCGCAGTCATCAAGCACAGCGCCTCGGCGCCCTCGCCCGACGAAGTGACCCTCAGCCGCCGCCAGACCGAAAGCCGCACGACGTTCACGGACCGCGCCGAGCGCCGTTTCGGCATGACCGGCGTCATGGTGGAAGCCTACAACATCATCCAGGATCGCATCTCGCGCGCGCGCCTTGCCGGCGATCCGCCGGACCTCTCCATCCTGCCGAAGCTGTCAGATATCGGCCTGTCGGAATTCCATCGCGCCGACGAGGCGATCGCGCGCGGCTACGAGGATGCCCGGGCGCATATTCGCGAGATCGATCGACTCCAGCGCGTGCTCGTGCGCTAGCGAGACGCTTCGACGACAGCTTTCGTAGGCGCCAGCGGCGCTTCAAGCCCGAGCTCGCGCGCCACCATTTGCACCATCCGGAGCAACAACCGCCGGCTATCTTCCACCGAGAAGGCGTCGACCTCGAACAGTTGCAGACATCGCAGACCCTCGATCGTGAGATAGGCGAGATGGGCAAGGTCCGGATCGTCCGACTCCGCCTTAAGGCGCGCCACGAGTTCCCGTTGATAAAGCCGCATCGGCTCGATGAAGCTCGGGTCTTCGGCGATTGCCGCCAGAACGCCGCTCGCCGGCTTTTGCTTGGTGCCACATTCCTCGAGAAAGGTGTCGACGACGGCAAGAGAGAGCGCGTTCGGTTTGCCGCGGTGACGCATCTGGGCAGTTTCGAGCGCTTGGCGATGCTGGGAGATGTGCATCTCGACCAGCGCCTCCATCAACTTCGCCTTCGTCGGGAAGTTGTAGAGAAGCCCCCCTTTCGATAGCCCTGCCCGATGGGCTACGGCGTCCAGCGAAAGATTGCCGGGACCGACGTCGCGGGCAAGTTCGTTGGCGGCTTCCAAAATGCGTTGTCTTGAATTCCGGGTGATGATGCGCATCTCCAAAAGATATCGTGCAGAGGCTGCCTATCACGGCTTGACAATACCGTCCAGCCGGTACAGTTAAGCACAACATAAGACATAGTGCGGTGCAGCATTCATTTTGCGCGCCGCTTTTTCCGTGAATTTCAGCGACCCCGCCCCGGAGCATTTCGAGCCATGATAAAAAGATTCCTGATCGCCTTCGTCTTGCTCGCGGTGGTCTGCGGCGGCTTGGTCTATTTCAACATCTTCCGCAATCAGGCGATCGAAGACTTCTTCGCCACGATGCAGCAGCCTGCTTTGCCTGTGCAGACTGTCACGGCTGAGCCGGCCATCTGGCAGCCCGGCATCGAGGCGATCGGCACGGTCAGCGCGGTTCGCGGCGTCGACCTTGCCGTCGAAGCCGGCGGTGTGGTGCGCGAAGTGAACTTCACGTCCAACGATGCGATCGAGGAAGGCGCTCTGCTCGTGCAGATCGACGATCAGATCGAACAGTCGAACCTGATCGCTGCACGCGCAAACCTGACCTTGGCCGAGCAGACACTCGCCCGCGCCCAGCAGCTGCGCACGCGTGGCGTCAGCGCCGAGTCGAGCCTTGAGGAAGCGGAAGCGAACTCCCAGGCCGCACAGTCCGAGATCGCCTCGCTGAACGCGACCCTCAGCCAGAAAGCGCTGGAAGCACCCTTCTCGGGCACGATCGGCATTCCGCAGGTGGAAGCTGGGCAATACGTCACGACCGGCACCGTCGTTGCTACTTTGCAGGACCTGTCGCGCATGCGGGTGGACTTCTCGGTTCCCGAGCAGCAACGCAGTCAGCTGGAGATCGGCCAGACCATTCGCGTCGGCACCGAGAACGGAACGTTCGACTATAACGGCACGATCGTCGGCATCGAGCCGCGCATCAATCCGGCTACACGCCTGGTCTCGATACGCGCCGAAGTCGACAACGCCGAAGAAGCCCTCAATCCCGGCCAGTTCGCGCGCGTCCGTGTCGAACTTCCCGAAGAGCCCGATGTCATTGCCTTGCCACAGACCGCGATCATCTCCAGTCTCTATGGCGACTACGTTTATGTCGTCCGCCCTGCCTCTGAAGAGCAGCAGGCGGCAGCTGAACAAGCCGCAGAGCAGGCGGAAGAAATGCCGGAAGCCGCACCTGCCGCTGCGCCGGCCGAAGATGCTGGCGAGGCCATGGAGGCGCGCCAGATCTTCGTGACCACCGGCCGCCGCAACGGCAATCTCGTCGAGGTGGCCGAAGGACTGTCGGCCGGCGACATCGTCGTTTCTGCCGGTCAGAACCGCCTCTCCAACGGCGCCCTCGTCACGATCGACGAGAGCGAAAGCCCCTTGAACAGCAGCAACCCGCAGACAGCCGAGCAGGTGGCGCAATGAATATCTCCAACACCTTCATTCAGCGCCCGGTTCTTTCCACAGTCCTCGGCGCGCTGATCCTCCTGCTCGGATTTCAGGGGCTCTTCAGCCTTTCGGTGCGCCAGTACCCGGAAGTCGAGGAAACCGTAGTTACCATCAACACGGTCTATCCCGGCGCCAATGCCGACCTGATCCAGGGCTTCATCACCGCCCCGATCGCGGCTGCCGTGTCGACAACGGAAAACATCGATTACGTCACCTCCCAGAGCCGCCCCTCCAGCAGCACCGTCACCGTGCAGATGGAACTCGGCGCCGATCCAGACATCGCGCTCACCGAAGTCATGTCGAAGGTCCAGCAGGTGCGCGGCCAGCTGCCGTCGCAATCCGAAGACCCGATCATCACCAAGGGCACCGGCCAGCAATTCGCGATCATGTATCTGGCGGTTCAAAACCCCAACATGAGCGCCGAACAGCTCACCGAATATCTGGAGCGCGTGGTCCGCCCCCGGATGTCGACCATCGAGGGCGTAGCCGAAATCCAGATTCTCGGAGCGGCCAACTACGCCATGCGCGTCTGGATCGATCCGATCCGGCTCGCGGCGCGCGGGGTGACTGCATCGGAAGTCACGCAGGCCATCAATGCCTCCAACTTCCTGTCGGCGCCCGGCCGTACCGAAAACGAATACGTCGCCCAGGCGATCACGCTGCAGTCGACCCTCCAGACGCCGGAAGCCTTCGGGCAACTGCCGATCACCTCCGACGGTGACAATGTCGTGCGCCTTGCCGACGTCGCGGAGGTGGAGCTTGCTGCCGAAAGCGACGACACCATCGTCAACTTCAATGGTGAGCCCGGCATCTTTATCGGCGTCTTCCCGACGCCGTCGGCAAACCCGCTCGATACGGCCGATGCCGTCATCGGCGAGCTTCCGGCCATCGCCGACACCCTGCCTGACGGCATGACCGTGGAGATGGTCTACAACGCCACCGAAACCATCAGTGCCTCGATTGAGGAAGTGTTCGTCACCATCGCGGAAGCCGTGGTGATCGTTATCGTCGTCATCTTGCTCTTCCTCGGGTCGTTCCGCTCGACGCTCATGCCGATCGTCACCATCCCGCTGTCCCTCATCGGGGTTTGCTTCTTCCTGATGGCACTCGGCTACTCGATCAACCTTCTGTCGCTGCTCGCCATGGTGCTCGCCATCGGCCTCGTGGTCGACGACGCCATCATCGTTGTCGAGAACATCCATCGCCACATCGAAGAAGGCATGGATCCGATGGAGGCCTCCAAGAAGAGCATGGAGGAGATCTCGCTCGCCATCGTTGCCATGACGATCACGCTTGCGGCGGTGTTCGCACCGATCGGCTTCACCGGCGGCCTCACCGGTTCTCTTTTCCGAGAATTTGCGTTCACGCTTGCCGGCGCGGTCATCATCTCGGGCCTCGTGGCGTTGACCATTACGCCGATGATGAGCGCCCGCGTTCTCAAGGCCGGCAATCACAGCCGTTTCCAGAAAGCCGTCGACCGCACATTCGAGCGGCTCGCGAACTGGTATGAGCGCATGGTGTCGGGCTCGCTCAACTACCGTCCCGTGACGATGATGATCGCGCTCAGCCTCATGGCGCTGACCGGCTATCTCTTCTTGCAGACGTCGAGCGAACTGGCTCCGGAAGAAGACGAAGGTGCACTCTTCTCGCTGGTTACGGCGCCACGCTACGCCACGAGCGAGTACACCAGCGCTTTTGTCGATCAGCTCGCCGACAATACGAGCGACATCGAGGAAGTGCGCGCGCAGTTCTCGATCGTCGGCATGGGTGGCCAGACCAATTCGGCCTTCGCCGTTTGGGCGTTGGACGACTGGGGCGATCGCGAACGCTCCCAGGCGGAGATCCAGCAGGATATCCAGGGCCGCATCGCGCCCGTCAACGGCGTCGAAGCCCTCGTCTTCGCACCGCCGTCCCTCCCCGGTGCGGGCGGTGGCCTTCCGATCTCCATGGTCATCCAGTCGACCGGCGAATCGAGTCAGGTCTTCGAGGTCGCCGAACAAATCCGCCAGGAGGCCCAGGCCTCCGGTCAGTTCATCGTGGTGCAGAACTCGCTGTCCTATGACAGCCCGCAGATCACCATGACGATCGACCGCGATCGTGCGGCAGCGCTCAACGTGCCCATCAGCGACATCGGCAACACATTGAATGTCCTTGTCGGCGGTGGCGCGGTCGCGCAGTTCGACCGTGATTCCAACAGCTACGACATCATCACCCAGGTGCCGGAGGAGTATCGCAACAATCCTCAGGCGCTGACGGATTTCTTCATCCGCTCGACGACGGGTACGATGATCCCGCTATCGTCGGTCGTCAGCGTCGAGACCGGCGCCGCGCCTGCATCGATCGAACAGTTCAATCAGTTGAACGCCGCGACGATATCGGCCCTGCCCCTCCCTGGCGTGACGACCGGCGACGGACTGCAGACGATCGTCGACATCGCGCAGCCCATCTTGCCGGACAGTTTCTTCCTGGAATATTCCGGCCAGTCGCGCCTCGAAATCGAGCAAGGCAACACGATCCTGATCGCCTTCGCGCTCGCAATCGTGGTGATCTACCTCGTGCTCGCGGCGCAGTTCGAAAGCTTCCGAGATCCGTTCATCATCATGATGTCGGTGCCGCTCTCGATCTTCGGCGCGATCCTGCCGCTCAATCTCGGACTTGGGACGATCAACATCTACACCCAGGTCGGGTTGATCACGCTGATCGGCATCATCACCAAGCATGGCATTTTGTTGGTGGAGTTCGCCAATCAGCGCCGTGAGGAAGGCTTCACCATCCGCGAGGCGATCGTGGAGTCGGCCAAGGTCCGCCTGCGCCCGATCCTGATGACGACGGCCGCGCTCGCGCTCGCCGTGGTTCCGTTGATCATTGCAGCCGGTGCAGGCGCCGCAGCGCGCCAGGCCATGGGCATCGTGATCTTCTCGGGCCTATGCATCGGAACGCTGTTCACGCTCTTCGTCGTGCCGATGTTCTACACGTACATCGCGAAGCCGGAATCGGCCATGAAGCGCCACGCCGATAAGGACGTGCCTTCCGGCCACTCCCCTTCACCGGCCCCGGCCGAGTGAAGAACGGGCGCTGAAGCGTTTCCAGGTGAAGTGGATACCGTTTCGCCGTTCGGAAACGCGACAGGATATTCGAGCCCGTTCGGTCTGACCTCCCGAGCAAGACCAAAAAGAAACCCGCCGGATCGCTCCGGCGGGTTTCTTGCATTTCAGAGCAGTGAGAAAAACGCTTACTGCGGCAGCTGGTCGTCGATGCCTTCGACGTAGAAGTTCATGCTGGACAATGCGCCATCATCGGCGACAGCGCCTTCAGCGAGCCACTCGGTGCCGTCCTGCTTGTTGATCGGGCCTGTGAACGGGTGGAACTCGCCCGAGCTGATGGACTCTTCGGTGGCTTCCGCCTGCGCCTTCACGTCGTCCGGCATGTTGGCATAGTCAGCCATCACGACGTGACCTTCGGCGAGACCATCCCAGGTCGCCTGCTGCTCCCAGGTGCCGTCGAGAACGGCTTCGATCCGCTCGACATAGTACGGGCCCCAATCGTCGATGATCGAGGTCAGCTGCGTCTCGGGGCCGAATTCGATCATGTCCGAAGCCTGGCCGAACGCGAAGATGCCGCGCTCCGCTGCAACCTGCATCGGGCCGGTGGAGTCAGTGTGCTGCGTCAGGATGTCGACGCCCTGGTCGATCAGAGCGCGGGCCGCGTCGGCTTCACGGCCTGGATCGAACCAGGTGTTGACCCAGACGACCTTCAGCTCGAAATCGGGATTGACCGACTGCGCGCCGAGCATGAACGAGTTGATGCCCTGCACGACTTCCGGGATCGGGAACGAGCCGATGTAGCCGGCCGAACCGGTTTCCGACATCTCGGCCGCGATCTGACCGATGATGTAGCGCCCCTGGTAGAAGCGCGAATCGTACGTCGCGACATTCGGATGGTCGCGCTTGTAGCCGGTCGCATGCTCGAACTTGATGTCCGGGTAGCGCTCGGCGACGGCGTTGGTGGCGTCCATGTAACCGAAGGACGTCGTGAAGATGATGTTGCAGCCCGACCGTGCAAAGCGCTCGATGGCGCGCTCGGCATCGGCACCTTCCGGCACGCTTTCGAGGAACGCCGTTTCCAGGCGGTCGCCGAAATGCTCTTCCGCAAAGAGACGGCCCTGGTCGTGCTGGTAGGACCAGCCGAAGTCACCGACGGGGCCGACATAGATGAAGCAGGCCTTGACCTGGTCCATCTGCGCGGCGGCAGGGCCGGCGAGCATGATCGCGCTGGCCGAAGCGGCGAGAGCGAGAAGAGTACGTTTCATGGTTTTTGCCCTTGTTTGTTTGGAGGTTGAACTGAAATCCCGATCCGTCCTTCTTTCTGGCATCGCTCGGTCCTCCCTACCGTTCTGGAACGAAGGGCTGGGCAAGCGAGGCGGGACGGTTGATGAGCGTCAGGCGGCGATCCATCGAAATCAAAACGAGAACGACGATCGTCGCGAGATAGGGAAGCATCGACACGAACTGCGAGGGAATGCCGACGCCGAGCGCCTGGGCATGCAGTCCGCCGATGGAAACGGCGCCGAAGAGATAGGCACCGGCAAGAAGTCGAAGCGGCCGCCAGGAAGCGAAGACAACGAGCGCCAGCGCGATCCAGCCGCGCCCGGCCGACATGTTCTCCACCCATTGCGGCGTATAGACGAGCGACAGATGCGCCCCGGCAAGACCGGAGCAGACACCCCCGAACAGCACCGCTAGATAGCGCACGCGGATGACCGATACGCCGAGCGCATGGGCCGAGCCGTGGTTGTCGCCGATCGCGCGCAGCCGCAAGCCGGCGCGCGTCCTGAACAGGAACCAGGCGACACCGATGACCAAGCCGATCGAGGCGTAGAAAAGCAGATCCTGCCCGAACAGGATCCGGCCGATCACGGGAATGTCGGTCAGAACCGGAATATCGAGAACCGGAAGGCGAACGCCCGGAAGTCCTATGAAGCTTTCGCCGATCATCCCGGACAGCCCAAGTCCGAGGATCGTCAACGCCAGGCCGGTGGCCACCTGATTGGCGACGAGGGTCAGCGTCAGGAAACCGAAGAGCAGCGAGAACGCCCCGCCGGCGATCATGCCGCAGACGACGCCGACCAGCGCGGACCCGGAGATCTGCGCGCCGGCAAAGGCGCAGACCGCGCCCATGATCATCATGCCTTCGACACCGAGATTGAGGACGCCGGAGCGCTCGACGACCAGCTCGCCGATGGCAGCGAGCACCAGCGGCGTTGCGGCCGTCATCACCGAAATCAGAACGGCTTCGAAGAAACCCATCAGCGTGCCTCCACCGGTGCCGGTGTCTGGTGCGGTGCCGCCACGCTCGTCACCTTGGCGGTAGAGCGCAGGCGGATGCGGTAGTGGATCAGCGTGTCGCAAGCGAGCACAAAGAACAGAAGTGCGCCCTGGAAGAGCCGCGCGACCTTGTCCGAGACCCCGATCGAGATCTGCGCCGCCTCGCCACCGAGATAGGTGAGCGCGAGAACGAGACCCGCGGCAACGATGCCGAGCGGGTTCAAGCGACCGAGAAAGGCGACGATGATCGCCGTGAAGCCGTAGCCCGGCGAAATCACCGGCCGCAGCTGCCCTATAGCGCCAGAGACTTCCGCAATGCCCGCAAGCCCTGCCATGGCACCGGAAAAGAGGAAGGCGAAGAACACCATCTTGGTCGCCGAAAAGCCGGCAAATCGCCCTGCCCGAGCCGACTGGCCCAGCACCGAAATCTCGAAGCCCTTGAGCGTGCTGCGCATCATGAACCAGGTCGCAAGTGCCGCGACGATGGCGAAGATGAGGCCCCAATGCGCACGCCCGCCATCGAGGATTTCCGGCAGGATCGCTGAGGCATTGAAATTCCGCGTCTCGGGAAAGTTGAAGCCTTCAGGGTTGCGCCACGGCCCGCGCACCAGCCAGTCGAGAAAGAGCTGCGCCACGTAGACCAGCATCAGACTCGTCAGGATTTCATTGGTGTTGAACTTGGCTTTGAGAAGCGCCGGGATCGCAGCGTAGAGCGCACCGCCGATCGCACCCGAGATCATCATCAGCGGCAGCACGAGCGGGGATTCCCAGCCATGGAACATCACCGGAATGACTGAGCCGGCGATGGCGCCCATCACGAACTGGCCTTCGGCGCCGATATTCCAGTTGTTGGAGCGAAAACAGACCGAAAGCCCGACCGCGATCAGAATGAGCGGCGTCGCCTTGATGGCCAGCTCATGCAGCGACCAGCCGACAAGCAGCGGATCGATGAAGAAATAGAACATCGCCTCGGCCGGGTTCTTGCCGAGCGCCAGAAACAGGATCGCCCCGACGATCAGCGTCAGGACGAGCGCGATGAAAGGCGAGAGGATCGAAAAGAGCTTGGATCGCTCTGGACGCTTTTCCAGTTCAATGCGCATGGGCAGCCTCCGGCACCGTATTGCCCTCGGGGTCGGCCTCAGGCGCCGCTCCTCCCATCAGCAACCCGATCCGCTCGCGCGTCAATGTCCGGGCCGGCTCGGACGCGCTCAGCCGTCCGTGATGGATGACGGCGATCGAATGCGCGATCTCGAAAACCTCGTCGAGGTCCTGGCTGATGACCACCACCGCGGCACCGGATTTGGCCAGATCGACGATCGCCTGGCGGATGCGGCTTGCGGCGCCGGCATCCACGCCCCAGGTCGGCTGATTGACGACCAGCACCGAGAGATCGCGGTCGAGCTCCCGCCCCATGATGAATTTCTGCAGATTGCCGCCCGAAAGCGCGGAAGCATGCGGATCGACGCCGGATTTGCGCACATCCATCGCCTTGATCACCCGCTCGGTCGCGGCCCAGACGGCATCCCGCTTCAACAGGCCGAGTCCGCCGCCGAGAAAGGTCTTCGCATCCGAGGCATGGCGCGCCAGCACCATGTTGTCCGAAAGCTTCATCTGCGAGACGGCGCCGTGTCCATGGCGCTCTTCCGGCACGAAGCCGCAACCAAGCAGGCGCCGCTCCGTGATGCCCTTGCGGCCGACATCCTGACCGACGAGCCGCACGGAATCGGCGCGGTTGGTCGTCACCTCGCCCGACAGCGCATCGAACAGCTCGCTTTGGCCGTTACCCGCAACGCCTGCGATGGCAACAACTTCGCCGCTTTTCACGGTGAGATCGATGTCCCTCAGTGACACCGCGAACGGCGTGCGCGCCGGAAGGCTGAGCTGCCTCGTTTCGACCAGAACCCGGCCATCGCCCGCATTCGATCCGATCGTGACATCGGCCACATCGCCGCCGACCATCATCCGTGCAAGCGAGGCGACCGTCTCCTGGCGGGGATCGCAGGCGCCGACGACCTTGCCGTGGCGCAGAACGGTCGCGCGGTCGCAGATGCGCCGCACCTCTTCCAGCCGGTGGCTGATATAGAGGATCGAGCGGCCTTCGCTGCGCAGCTGCTCCAGCGTCTCGAAGAGCCGGTCGGCCTCCTGCGGCGTCAGCACCGATGTCGGCTCGTCCAAGATGATCAGCTGCGGGTCCTGCAGAAGGGTGCGCACGATCTCGATACGTTGCCGCTCGCCCACCGAAAGATCGGCGACCAGCGCGTTGGGATCGAGCGGCAGGCCGTAGCCCTCCGACAACGCCCGTGCCTGCTCGGCGATCTCGCCGATCGGCACGCTGTCATCCAGAGATAGCGCGATGTTTTCGGCGACCGTAAGGGCCTCGAACAGCGAGAAGTGCTGGAACACCATGCCGATGCCGAGATGGCGCGCCTGGAAGGGGCTGCCGATCGACACAGGCTCGCCCTTCCAGACGATCTGGCCT
This window harbors:
- the hisI gene encoding phosphoribosyl-AMP cyclohydrolase, which translates into the protein MTTAFAAPAGKAELEEGSALTPRFSADGLVTAVVTDSRDGVLLMVAHMNAETLALTLETGIAHYYSRSRRAIWKKGESSGNLQRVTEIRVDCDQDAIWLMVDVDGHGATCHTGRRSCFYRKVETDADGNQRLVTDAAAPLFDPTMVYEK
- a CDS encoding patatin-like phospholipase family protein, which translates into the protein MMNWSGRRSGGEIVHDAPDRDFSDPQLTTAPPLIPPQIPAPDQKRAPIALALGGGAARGWAHIGVLRALDEAGIEIGMIAGTSIGALVGGCYLAGKLDELEAFARSLTMRRIAGLLDFTIRGGGLFGGMRLNNRMNEHLEGINIQDLDRPFVAIATEVTTGHEVWITRGSLVTAIRASYALPGIFEPVKCNGRTLVDGALVNPVPVSICRAYEEPLVVAVNLHYDLYGRSAVIKHSASAPSPDEVTLSRRQTESRTTFTDRAERRFGMTGVMVEAYNIIQDRISRARLAGDPPDLSILPKLSDIGLSEFHRADEAIARGYEDARAHIREIDRLQRVLVR
- a CDS encoding TetR/AcrR family transcriptional regulator, whose product is MRIITRNSRQRILEAANELARDVGPGNLSLDAVAHRAGLSKGGLLYNFPTKAKLMEALVEMHISQHRQALETAQMRHRGKPNALSLAVVDTFLEECGTKQKPASGVLAAIAEDPSFIEPMRLYQRELVARLKAESDDPDLAHLAYLTIEGLRCLQLFEVDAFSVEDSRRLLLRMVQMVARELGLEAPLAPTKAVVEASR
- a CDS encoding efflux RND transporter periplasmic adaptor subunit, which encodes MIKRFLIAFVLLAVVCGGLVYFNIFRNQAIEDFFATMQQPALPVQTVTAEPAIWQPGIEAIGTVSAVRGVDLAVEAGGVVREVNFTSNDAIEEGALLVQIDDQIEQSNLIAARANLTLAEQTLARAQQLRTRGVSAESSLEEAEANSQAAQSEIASLNATLSQKALEAPFSGTIGIPQVEAGQYVTTGTVVATLQDLSRMRVDFSVPEQQRSQLEIGQTIRVGTENGTFDYNGTIVGIEPRINPATRLVSIRAEVDNAEEALNPGQFARVRVELPEEPDVIALPQTAIISSLYGDYVYVVRPASEEQQAAAEQAAEQAEEMPEAAPAAAPAEDAGEAMEARQIFVTTGRRNGNLVEVAEGLSAGDIVVSAGQNRLSNGALVTIDESESPLNSSNPQTAEQVAQ
- a CDS encoding efflux RND transporter permease subunit; this encodes MNISNTFIQRPVLSTVLGALILLLGFQGLFSLSVRQYPEVEETVVTINTVYPGANADLIQGFITAPIAAAVSTTENIDYVTSQSRPSSSTVTVQMELGADPDIALTEVMSKVQQVRGQLPSQSEDPIITKGTGQQFAIMYLAVQNPNMSAEQLTEYLERVVRPRMSTIEGVAEIQILGAANYAMRVWIDPIRLAARGVTASEVTQAINASNFLSAPGRTENEYVAQAITLQSTLQTPEAFGQLPITSDGDNVVRLADVAEVELAAESDDTIVNFNGEPGIFIGVFPTPSANPLDTADAVIGELPAIADTLPDGMTVEMVYNATETISASIEEVFVTIAEAVVIVIVVILLFLGSFRSTLMPIVTIPLSLIGVCFFLMALGYSINLLSLLAMVLAIGLVVDDAIIVVENIHRHIEEGMDPMEASKKSMEEISLAIVAMTITLAAVFAPIGFTGGLTGSLFREFAFTLAGAVIISGLVALTITPMMSARVLKAGNHSRFQKAVDRTFERLANWYERMVSGSLNYRPVTMMIALSLMALTGYLFLQTSSELAPEEDEGALFSLVTAPRYATSEYTSAFVDQLADNTSDIEEVRAQFSIVGMGGQTNSAFAVWALDDWGDRERSQAEIQQDIQGRIAPVNGVEALVFAPPSLPGAGGGLPISMVIQSTGESSQVFEVAEQIRQEAQASGQFIVVQNSLSYDSPQITMTIDRDRAAALNVPISDIGNTLNVLVGGGAVAQFDRDSNSYDIITQVPEEYRNNPQALTDFFIRSTTGTMIPLSSVVSVETGAAPASIEQFNQLNAATISALPLPGVTTGDGLQTIVDIAQPILPDSFFLEYSGQSRLEIEQGNTILIAFALAIVVIYLVLAAQFESFRDPFIIMMSVPLSIFGAILPLNLGLGTINIYTQVGLITLIGIITKHGILLVEFANQRREEGFTIREAIVESAKVRLRPILMTTAALALAVVPLIIAAGAGAAARQAMGIVIFSGLCIGTLFTLFVVPMFYTYIAKPESAMKRHADKDVPSGHSPSPAPAE
- a CDS encoding BMP family ABC transporter substrate-binding protein, which translates into the protein MKRTLLALAASASAIMLAGPAAAQMDQVKACFIYVGPVGDFGWSYQHDQGRLFAEEHFGDRLETAFLESVPEGADAERAIERFARSGCNIIFTTSFGYMDATNAVAERYPDIKFEHATGYKRDHPNVATYDSRFYQGRYIIGQIAAEMSETGSAGYIGSFPIPEVVQGINSFMLGAQSVNPDFELKVVWVNTWFDPGREADAARALIDQGVDILTQHTDSTGPMQVAAERGIFAFGQASDMIEFGPETQLTSIIDDWGPYYVERIEAVLDGTWEQQATWDGLAEGHVVMADYANMPDDVKAQAEATEESISSGEFHPFTGPINKQDGTEWLAEGAVADDGALSSMNFYVEGIDDQLPQ
- a CDS encoding ABC transporter permease, with the protein product MGFFEAVLISVMTAATPLVLAAIGELVVERSGVLNLGVEGMMIMGAVCAFAGAQISGSALVGVVCGMIAGGAFSLLFGFLTLTLVANQVATGLALTILGLGLSGMIGESFIGLPGVRLPVLDIPVLTDIPVIGRILFGQDLLFYASIGLVIGVAWFLFRTRAGLRLRAIGDNHGSAHALGVSVIRVRYLAVLFGGVCSGLAGAHLSLVYTPQWVENMSAGRGWIALALVVFASWRPLRLLAGAYLFGAVSIGGLHAQALGVGIPSQFVSMLPYLATIVVLVLISMDRRLTLINRPASLAQPFVPER
- a CDS encoding ABC transporter permease, translated to MRIELEKRPERSKLFSILSPFIALVLTLIVGAILFLALGKNPAEAMFYFFIDPLLVGWSLHELAIKATPLILIAVGLSVCFRSNNWNIGAEGQFVMGAIAGSVIPVMFHGWESPLVLPLMMISGAIGGALYAAIPALLKAKFNTNEILTSLMLVYVAQLFLDWLVRGPWRNPEGFNFPETRNFNASAILPEILDGGRAHWGLIFAIVAALATWFMMRSTLKGFEISVLGQSARAGRFAGFSATKMVFFAFLFSGAMAGLAGIAEVSGAIGQLRPVISPGYGFTAIIVAFLGRLNPLGIVAAGLVLALTYLGGEAAQISIGVSDKVARLFQGALLFFVLACDTLIHYRIRLRSTAKVTSVAAPHQTPAPVEAR
- a CDS encoding ABC transporter ATP-binding protein, with amino-acid sequence MQASDNRSSAPLLALAGLTKIFGTLKACDAISLEIAPGEIHALLGENGAGKSTLVKMLFGVLAPDAGQIVWKGEPVSIGSPFQARHLGIGMVFQHFSLFEALTVAENIALSLDDSVPIGEIAEQARALSEGYGLPLDPNALVADLSVGERQRIEIVRTLLQDPQLIILDEPTSVLTPQEADRLFETLEQLRSEGRSILYISHRLEEVRRICDRATVLRHGKVVGACDPRQETVASLARMMVGGDVADVTIGSNAGDGRVLVETRQLSLPARTPFAVSLRDIDLTVKSGEVVAIAGVAGNGQSELFDALSGEVTTNRADSVRLVGQDVGRKGITERRLLGCGFVPEERHGHGAVSQMKLSDNMVLARHASDAKTFLGGGLGLLKRDAVWAATERVIKAMDVRKSGVDPHASALSGGNLQKFIMGRELDRDLSVLVVNQPTWGVDAGAASRIRQAIVDLAKSGAAVVVISQDLDEVFEIAHSIAVIHHGRLSASEPARTLTRERIGLLMGGAAPEADPEGNTVPEAAHAH